The following coding sequences lie in one Cercospora beticola chromosome 9, complete sequence genomic window:
- a CDS encoding uncharacterized protein (CAZy:GH35) yields MHYPRTAAAALGRNHSSTSIKVFNEVAEALFSSRTALLESLSSIPHTMRQETMQDTIAPPPQATITSPTIPHLSTTGNCQQLIIHNKPFLVLGGEVQNSQFSSASYMKPIWPKLKAANINTVFGAVTWEQIEPTEGGSVFDELDRIVYDAREEGLKLVLLWFGGFKNALSTYAPSWVKRDAKRFPRAELRTADGQMLADAVSIFHPAAREADAKAFKALMQHIKEIDEGHSTIVMVQVENEVGLLGDSVDRSAPAVEAWKQPLPADFLRIIHQQWSQLNEPFWKNFHHLQFVNAAKNKTWKDLSNGDEEGLTVHELFMAYHFSQYVETVAAAGKAVYPLPLFTYVWQNYAEETQDSTEDSPAMVAGGGQPGDYPSGGGVSNVLDIWKLFAPSLDLIAPDIYLNDYEASCKAYRHRGQGLLIPEQRRDDYGARRIWQAFGSHRCIGTAPFGVDSLEVEELEKVWGKHYGLLSKVSKYVLAAQIRKDACAGFFFDELREDGSDPSSPKEMEFEDWNLRVERAHVFGRPSAGSGMAVHLDQNEFLLIGWGFQVSFTAKNGKAKFNGISRFEEKEVDVKTGELRTLRLLNGDETRSGKFAVMPSESPDYGGFPIAITIPANTGIAVVEPYALE; encoded by the exons ATGCACTACCCTCgtacagctgcagcagctcttgGCCGTAATCATTCTTCCACGTCGATCAAGGTGTTCAATGAAGTTGCTGAagctctattctcttctcgcACTGCACTTCTGGAGTCACTCAGCTCAATACCGCATACCATGCGCCAAGAAACAATGCAAGACACAATCGCACCGCCACCCCAAGCAACCATAACTTCCCCCACCATCCCTCATCTCTCAACAACAGGGAATTGTCAGCAACTCATCATCCATAACAAAcccttcctcgtcctcggcggCGAAGTGCAAAATTCTCAATTCTCATCAGCGAGCTATATGAAACCTATCTGGCCAAAGCTCAAAGCAGCGAATATCAACACCGTGTTTGGAGCTGTGACTTGGGAACAGATCGAGCCGACTGAGGGAGGTTCTGTGTTTGATGAGCTGGATCGGATCGTGTATGATGCGAGAGAGGAGGGATTGAAATTGGTGCTGCTTTGGTTTGGGGGTTTTAAGAATG CACTTTCGACGTATGCTCCATCATGGGTGAAGCGTGATGCGAAACGGTTCCCGCGAGCTGAATTACGGACGGCTGATGGACAGATGCTTGCTGATGCGGTTTCGATTTTTCATCCTGCTGCTAGGGAGGCAGATGCGAAAGCTTTCAAGGCCTTGATGCAGCATATCAAGGAAATTGACGAAGGACATTCGACCATTGTGATGGTACAAGTCGAAAACGAAGTCGGTCTGCTCGGCGATTCGGTCGATCGATCAGCACCTGCCGTGGAAGCTTGGAAACAACCTCTGCCTGCGGACTTTCTGCGGATTATACATCAGCAATGGTCACAGCTTAACGAGCCCTTTTGGAAGAATTTCCATCATCTACAGTTCGTCAACGCGGCAAAAAACAAGACGTGGAAAGATCTTTCGAacggcgatgaagaaggccTGACAGTCCACGAACTCTTCATGGCATATCATTTCTCTCAATACGTCGAAACTGTTGCCGCAGCAGGGAAAGCAGTGTATCCACTTCCGTTATTCACATATGTATGGCAGAACTATGCTGAAGAGACACAAGACTCGACCGAAGATTCTCCAGCTATGGTGGCGGGTGGTGGTCAGCCTGGCGATTATCCTTCAGGCGGCGGCGTCAGCAACGTCCTCGACATTTGGAAGCTCTTCGCTCCGTCGCTGGACTTGATCGCGCCAGATATCTATCTGAATGATTATGAGGCTTCATGTAAGGCATATCGTCACCGAGGTCAGGGTCTGTTGATACCTGAGCAGAGAAGGGATGATTATGGCGCGAGGAGGATTTGGCAGGCTTTTGGTTCGCATCGATGTATTGGGACTGCGCCGTTTGGGGTTGATAGTTTGGAAGTTgaggagctggagaaagTGTGGGGAAAGCATTATGGTCTGTTGAGCAAGGTCTCGAAGTATGTGCTAGCAGCGCAGATCAGGAAGGACGCTTGTGCGGGATTCTTCTTTGATGAGTTGAGAGAAGATGGAAGTGATCCTTCTTCCCCGAAAGAGATGGAGTTTGAGGATTGGAATCTGCGGGTGGAACGAGCACATGTTTTTGGAAGGCCTTCTGCTGGTTCGGGAATGGCCGTTCATCTGGATCAGAATGAGTTTCTGTTGATTGGATGGGGATTCCAAGTTTCGTTCACTGCGAAGAACGGCAAAGCGAAGTTCAACGGGATTTCGAGATTTGAGGAGAAAGAGGTCGATGTAAAGACAGGCGAGCTGCGGACGTTGAGATTGCTGAACGGAGACGAGACGAGAAGTGGGAAATTCGCTGTTATGCCTAGTGAGAGTCCGGACTATGGCGGCTTTCCGATCGCTATCACTATCCCTGCGAATACTGGGATCGCTGTGGTTGAGCCTTATGCACTTGAATAG